From Mycobacterium colombiense CECT 3035:
GCTGTCGGTGTGCGCGCTGTCGGCTGCGGCGGTGTTCGGTTCGTTCGTCCCGAGCGCGCCCGTTCCGTCCGCGGCGGCCGAGCCCTGTCCCGATGTCGAGGTCGTCTTCGCCCGAGGGTCGGGCGAGCCGCCCGGCGTCGGTGGGATCGGCCAGCCGTTCGTCGACGCGTTGCGCGCACAGACGGGCGGCAGGTCCCTGACCGTCTATCCGGTCAATTACCCTGCCAGCACCGACTTTTCGAGCCCTGACTTCCCCGCGACCGTCATCGACGGGATCCGGGACGCCAGTTCGCACATCGAGTCGATGGCCGCGAACTGCCCCGACACCAAAGAGGTGCTCGGCGGCTACTCGCAGGGGGCGGCGGTGGCGGGCTACACCACGTCGGCCGCCGTGCCCCCGGGCGTCCCCGCATCCGCGGTGCCCCCGCCGATGCCGCCGGACGTCGCCAAGCACGTCGCCGCCGTCGCGTTGTTCGGCACGCCGTCGGGTGAGTTCCTGCACAAGTACAACGCACCCCCGCTCACCATCGGACCGCTGTATCAGCCCAAGACGCTCGAGTTGTGCGCGCAGGGCGACCCGGTGTGTGGCAACGGCGGTGGCAACGATTTCGCCGCGCACACGTCGTATCCGGTTAACGGCATGACACACCAAGCCGCCAACTTCGCCTCCAGCCATCTCTAGGTTCGGCGGTCTTGCAGAATGAGCCCATGCGGGTTCTGATCACGGGCGGCACCGGATTCGTCGGCGGGTGGACCGCCAAGGCCATCTGCGACGCCGGGCACTCCGTCAGGTTCCTGGTCCGCAACCCCGGCAAGCTGCAGACCACCGTCGCCAAGCTCGGCGTCGACGTCTCTGACTTCGCCGTCGCGGACATCACCGATCGCGTCGCGGTGCGCGACGCGCTGCAGGGTTGCGACGCCGTGGTGCACAGCGCCGCGCTGGTCGCCACGGACCCGCGCCAGACCCCCGAGATGCTTGCCACCAACATGCAGGGCGCGCAGAACGTTTTGGGTCAGTCCGTCGAACTCGGCCTGGATCCGATCGTGCACGTGTCCAGCTTCACCGCGCTCTTCCATCCGGACCTGGAGACGCTGACGGCGGACCTGCCGGTGGTGGGCGGGGCGGACGGATACGGAACGTCCAAGGCGCAGGTCGAGATCTATGCCCGGGGCCTGCAGGACGCGGGGGCGCCGGTCAACATCAGCTATCCGGGCATGGTGCTGGGCCCTCCGGTCGGTGACCAATTCGGTGAGGCCGGCGAGGGCGTAAGGGCGGCCGTGCAGATGCACGCGATCCCCGGCCGCAGCGCGGCGTGGCTCATCGTCGACGTTCGTGACCTGGCCGCGCTGCACGCGGCGTTGCTGGAGCCCGGGCGCGGGCCGCGCCGCTACACCGCCGGCGGACACCGGGTGCCCGCGGCCGACCTGGCCACCCTGCTCGGCGAGGTCGCCGGGACGCCGATGGTCGCCGTCCCGATCCCGGATACCGCGCTGCGCGTGGCGGGCGCGGTGCTGGATCGGGCGAACCGTTTCCTGCCCTTCGAGACGCCGTTCACCTGGGCGGGCATGCAGTACTACACCCAGATGCCGGCCTCCGACGATTCCCCGAGCGAACGAGACCTCGGCATTACGTATCGCGATCCCAAGGAGACGGTGGCGGACACCTTCGAGGCCATCCGCGCCGCGGGCGGCTAGCCGCGGGCGCCTCAGCCGGCGGGCTTGATCTCCAGGCCGACGTGCACCTTGTCGATGCCGCCGCGGACGATCGAGTGCACGTAGAACCACGGCGCGTGGTACCAGTACCGCTTGAGGACGGCGTTGTAGACGCGGCGCGTCTCGGACTTGGGTAGCACCCGGGCTTTCGCTTGGACCTCTTCGCTCTTGGGCTTGCCCAGCGCCCCGCTCTTCGCGATCGTCACCCGGGGAGTGTTGTTGATGCGCTTGGTTTTCCACGACCCGTCGTCGGTGATCACCAGCAGCGTGTCGTCACCGTCGGGGACGCCCCAGATCGGTGTCGGTTTCGGGCGGCCGTCCTTGGTGAATGTTGTCAACAGCAAGTACTTGGACTGGATGACGTCCTGGAAGCTGGGGGCCACGGGTGTTCCTTACCTCTGGAGGGCTTGCCCCGTCCCTATCCCCGGTGGTTAAGAAACTTAAACGCGGCGGCCAACCGTGCCGGTCACGAGGCCGCGACCGAAATGGATTGGCTGACCGTGTAGCTGTCGATCCCCTCGGTGCCCAGTTCGCGGCCGTACCCGCTGTTCTTGACCCCGCCGAACGGTGCCGCCGGATCCATGATGTAGCCCTCGTTGACGCCGAAGGTGCCCGACCGCACCCTGGCCGCCACGCCGTAACCACGCTCGACGTCGGCGGTGAACACCGATCCCGCCAGCCCGTACTCGGAGTCGTTCGCGATCCGGACCGCCTCGTCCTCGTCCCGGTAGGAGATCACGGTCAGCACCGGACCGAAGATCTCCTCGCGGGCGACCCGCATGTCATTGGTGGCGTCGCTGAACAGCGTCGGCCTTACGTACCAACCGGTTTCGAGGCCGTCGGGCATCTCGCTGCCACCGGTCACCAGGCGCGCGCCCTCGCCTTTGCCCGATTCGATGTAGCCGCGCACCCGCTCCTGTTGGCGCTGCGCCACCAGGGGCCCGATCTGGGTGTCGGGGTCGGCCGGGTCGCCCACCGCCATCGACCGCATGCCCGCCGCCAGCGCATCGACGAATTCGTCTTTACGGCCCTGCGGCACCAGGATCCGGCTCAGCGCGTTGCATACCTGACCGCTGTTGGCCAGGCTGGCCATCTGAATGGCGGTGGCGGTCGCGGCGGGGTCGGCGTCGTCGAGCACCACGGCGGCTGACTTGCCACCCAGTTCCAGGCTCACCTGTGTCAGCTCCTGGGCGCAGGCCAGCGCGACCTGCCGCCCGGCGGCGGTGGACCCGGTGAACGAGACCTTGTCCACGCCGGTGTGACCCACCAGCTGCTCTCCGACGTCGCGGCCGCCGGGCACCACGTTGAACACGCCGGGCGGAAAGCTTGCCGCCGCAACGAGTTCGGCCAGCAGCTGCGCGTCGAGCACGGATTCGGGGGCGGGCTTGAGCACCACCGAACATCCGGCCAACAACGCCGGCACGATCTTGCACATGGTGAGGAACTGGGGCATGTTCCACGGCACCACGGCGGCAACAACGCCGACGGGTCGCTTGACGATGCGAATATCCTTGCCGTACAGGCCCGGACGATCCTGTCGCCACTGGTAATTCGCCGCCATACCGCAGAACGCCGAGATCATGGTCAGCGGCAGGCGAACCTGGGCCATCTTCGCAAAGGTGATGGGCGCGCCGATCTCGGCCGAGATCAGCGCCGCCATGTCGGCCCGCCGCTCCTTGTAGATGCCGGCCAGGCGGGTCAGCGCCTCGATCCGTTCCGCCGGCCGCATGCGGCGCCACGGCCCGGTGTCGAACGCCGCGCGCGCAGCGTCGACGGCGCGGTTCACATCCTCGGGTCCGGCGGCGACGGCGTGGCCGATCACCTCCTCGCTGTGCGGCGATACCACCGAGATGACGGTGTCGCATCCAGCGGCCGGTGCGGCCCACTGGCCATCGATGAAGAGCTGGTCCCTCTCGTACATCAATCTCCTTGGGGCTCTGCGGTTCAGCGATCAAGTGTTGCGGCCGCCGTTGACCCCGAGTATCTGACCGGTGATGTAGCCGGCTTCCTCGGAGACGAAGAAGGCGCACGCCGCGGCGATGTCTTCCGGCGTGCCGACGCGACGCACCGGGGTGCGCTGGATGTGATCCTCCACCGTGCCACCGAGCAGGTGCCGCCGCTCGGCGCTGCGCAGCATCGGTGTGTCGACGAAGCCCGGCGGAACCGCGTTGACCGTGATGCCGGCCGGGCCGTATTCGAGCGCCAGCGATTTGGTCAGGCCGTTCACCGCGGACTTCGCGGCGACGTAGTGGGCCATGAACGGCTGCCCGGAGTGGGTGCTGGACGAGGAGATGTTGACGATGCGACCCCATCCGGCCTCGACCATGTCGGGCAGCACGGCCTGAACCGTGTGGAAGACGCCGTGCAGGTTCACGTCGATGACCTTGGACCATTCCTCGAAGGACATGCTCGTGAACTTTCCGAACCCCTCCACGCCGGCGGCATTGACCAGCACCAGAATCGGGCCTAACGCCGCGCGGATCTCCGCTATCGCGGCATCGACCTGGGCGCGATCGGTGACATCGGCGCCATAGCCGAAGCCGTCATCGGTGGGAGTCAGGTCGAGGACGGCCACCCGAAATCCGTCGCTGCGCAATCGCTCGGCGACGGCACGGCCGATCCCCGAGGCGCCGCCGGTAACGACCGCCGTCTTCACGCGAATGACACCTCGACTTTCCTGAGCGACCGCCCAAATGAGGGCTTCACATGCCTATCACCCGGCCTCACCCACGGTCAAGCGCGGTTGTCGATCCCGCTTGATCCGCACTCCGTGGCCCACTTAAGGTCCGTTGATGGACAGACCCCCGTTTCGTTTCGGAGTGCAGGCCACCAATGCCGCCGGGTCACGAGAGTGGCGCGATACGGTGCGCCGGGTCGAAGGTCTTGGATACACAACGCTTTTCCTCGCGGATCACTACCTGGGACCCGGGCCGGCGCAGCGCGAGGCGCGCACCCCGCGCCAGGACCTGGCGCCCATCGCGGCGATGGCGGCGGCGGCCGCCTGGACCGAGACCCTGCGCATCGGTTGCCGCGTCTTCTGCATCGATTACCACGTTCCCGCGGTGTTGGCCAAGGAGGCGGCGACACTCGATCTGCTCTCCGATGGGCGCCTGGAATTCGGCGTCGGTGCCGGATGGAGCGGAGTCGAATACGCCGCGATGGGGCTCGCGTTCGATCGGCCGGGCCGTCGCATCGCCAAGCTGGCCGAGGTGGTTTCGCTCGTCAAGGCCCATTGGCAGGGCGACGAACTGGAATACTCGGGCGAGTTGGTCGAGGCACGCGGCTATGCCGGTCGGCCACGGCCGGTGCAACAACCCCACCCGCCGATCATCATTGGCGGGGGCGGGCAGCGCGTCCTCACGCTGGCCGGACGCGAGGCCGACATCGTCAGCATCTCCAGCGTGCCGTTTGTGGCACGCGATCCCGACGGGCTGGACCCACAGGCGGTGGCGGAGCGCCGGATCGGCTTCGTACGCGACGCCGCCGGCGCGCGCTTCGGCCGCCTGGACGTCGAAAGCTCGCCGTACTTCACCGAAATCACCGATGATCCCGAGACCGTGCTGGCGGCGCTGGCGAAGTCGACGGGCATCGCCGCCGACCTGTTGCGCGATCATCCAAATGTGCTGATCGGTTCGGCGGATCACGTTGTGGAGACGCTGCATTCGCGCCGGGAAACCCTGGGCGTCAACTACGTCACGGTGCAACAGGAACAGATCGACTCCTTCGCGCCGGTGGTGGCCCGCCTGCACGGACGGTGAGCCTTGACCGCCGCGACCGCAGGTGCAAGCATGGCAGCTACGCGGTTTGGGCGATCGCTCAAACCGCCTGACTGACGGTTTCTCGGGAATGAGACGGCGCAATGGCGAAGCGGACCAGGTACAGCGAATATCACGACCGGTATGCGAACTACCGGTTCGAACTCACCGACGACGGAATCCTGTTCATGCAGTGCCACACCAACGGCGGCAGTTTGGTGTGGGACTGGCGCGCGCACGACGACATGTCGGATGCCTTCGCCGACATCGCCGGAGACCGCGAAATCAAGGTCCTGATCCACACCGGTACCGGCGAGAACTACAACGCCAACTGGGGCCGGTTGCCCAACGGTGAGCTGGTGGACGAGCCCGAGTACCTGTTGATGTCCGGCACCCGCGGACTGGTCAAGCTCGACGAAAAGGCTTGGTATGCACGGCATCTGATCACCAACGTGCTCGACGTCGATGTCCCGATGATCAGCGCGGTCAACGGCCCGTGCAACATCCACTCCGAGGTGGCGCTGCTGGGCGACATCGTCCTGGCCTCCGAAGACGCCTACTTTCAGGACGCATCCCACTTCCCTCGCGGCCAGGTGCCCGGCGACGGCCAGCACGTCATCTGGAGCTTCCTGGCCGGCCACACCCGCGCCCGCTACTTCCTGCTGACCGGCATGAGGCTCGGGGCGGCCGAGGCCAAGGAGTGGGGCGTCGTCAACGAGGTGCTGCCCAAGGACAAATTGCTGGACAGGGCCTGGGAACTCGCGCGCGAACTGGTCAAGCGCCCACCACTGACGCTGCGTTATTCGCGCCAGTTGTTCACCAATCCGCTCAAGCGGGCCTTCATCGACGAGCTCGGCCATGGCCTGGCCCGGGAAACCTACGCGCAGCGTGCCTTCTTCCCGTTCGGCGGCGAGATGGCACCGCTGGACCGGGCCTGGGACCAGGAGCCCTGGAAAGGCTCGGCGCAAAACGGCGGCCAGCGCAGCGAAGGAGTGCCCTCGTGACCGGCATCCAGCAGCGCCTGTCGACCGGGCGGGGCAAGTTCACCACCGACTATCCCGAACTTGGGACGGCCCCCGTCAGCTATGAGGATTCGATCTCCGAGGAATTCTTCACCGCCGAGCGCAAGGCGGTGTTCGAGCGAAACTGGTTGTGCGTCGGCCGGATTGAACGCCTGCCCCGCAGGGGGTCGTACTTCACCCGTGATCTGCCCGGACGGCTGGCCTCGATCGTGATCGCCCGCGACCGCGACCGCGACGACACCGTGCACGCCTTCCACAACGTGTGCGCGCACCGGGGCAACAAGGTGGTCTGGCAGGAGCACCCCGCGCGGGAATCGTCGGGCACCTGCCGCGCGTTCGCGTGCAAGTACCACGGCTGGCGCTACGGTTTGGACGGCAGGGTCAACCACGTCACCAACGAGGGCGAGTTCTTCGACCTCGACAAGAGCACCTTGCGGATGCCACCGGTGCACTGCGAGGTGTGGGCCGGCTTCATCTTCGTCAACTTGGCTTCCAAACCGGGACAAGTTCCGGTGCCGCTGCGCAGCTTCCTGGGCGACGGGCTGCTCCCGATCGAGAACTACCCGTTCGACAAGATGACTCAGCACTACGGGTTTTCGACCCGGATCAACGGGAACTGGAAGCTGGCCGTCGACTCGGTGTGCGAGTGGTATCACCCGCCCTACGTGCATGGACGCTTCATCGATCCCGACGTGTCCAAGGCGGAGAAGATGGTGCCGCCCGTCGACTCGTATCACTACGAACTGTTCCGGCCGCACATGCTCACGTCGGTCCCGGGACCGCCGCCGCTGCCGCCGCGCGAGCCCGGCGCCGCCGGCCCGGCCCGCCAGGACCAGCGCTGGGTGTACAAGCTGTTCCGGGCCGGGCTTTTCGGCCCCGACGACGTCCCCGATATCGGGCCGCAACCGGACTTCCTCAACCGGGGCGAGATCGCCTCGTGGGGCAATGATCAGTTCTGGGTCTTCCCGAACATCTCGATCCAGATCTGGGCCCGCGGGTACTACATCACCTACACCTATTGGCCCGAGACCGTCGACTCACACATCTACGAGATCGACATGTACTTCGTGCCGCCGGCCAACGCCGCCGAACGACTGGCGCAGGAACTGGTGGTCGACAGCACGATCGAATTCGCGATGCAGGACGTGAACACGATCGAGGCCACGCATTCGGCCCTGAAGACGCGCGCGCAGAGCACCTTTCACCTCAGCGACCAGGAATTGCTCATCCGCCAGTTCCACACGGTCATCCGTGACACGGTCGACGCCCACCGGTCTGAGGAGGCGCGCCCATGACACTGCCGCAGGGGTTCGCCGACCTCGAACCGTTCGTCGCCGATTGGGCGTTGCCGACCCGGGCGCAACGCTACGAGGCACGGCTGTCCAAGCCCTACGAGGACCTGGTCAGGTTCTACGACGCCATCGCCCCCCGAGCCGAGGAGGCGATCGCGTATCTGAACGAGCGCGACATCAACGCCTTACCGGACGATGCGACCAGGCTGCTGCACCTGCTCTATTCGATGATCCTGATCTCCTATGCCGTCAACGTGTTCAAGCAGAACCGCATCCCGGACTCCGGCGCCGCGTTCTTCGACATGGTCGCCGAACCGGCCGTGTGATATGACCAGACCGTGACCGCATCCGAGCGACCGAAAGCGCGCGACTCCACCACGCGCGACATGCTGGTGGCGGCGACGAGCCAGATCATGGTCGAGGAGGGCTACGCCGCCGCCACGTCGCGGCGGGTGGCCGCCAAGGCCGGGGTCAAACCGGCCCTGGTGCATTACTACTTCCCCACCATGGACGAGTTGTATCTGGCTGTCTTCCGCAACGGTGCCGCCGTCTACCTCGAGCGCCAGCAGCAGGCATTGGCCTCCGACCGCCCGCTGCACGCCTTCTGGGACACGCTCACCGCACCCAAGGACACCCGGCTGCTGCTGGAGTTCATGGGACTTGCCAACCACCGCAAGGAGATTCGGGCCGAGATCTCGGCGTGGTCGGAACGCTGGCGCGAACAACAGATCACCGCGCTGAACTTCATCGTCCGCGAACACGAACTCGATCCCGACGAATTCCCGCCCGCGGCCCTGGCGGTGGTCATCGCCTCCATCGGGCGCACCCTGATCCTCGAACAGGGCCTGGGCACCCGCGGTGGGCACGACGAGGCCGTCGCGCTGGTCCACCGTTTCCTGGACCGCTTCGAAATGCCCACTCCGAAGAAACGCCGGACCACCTGAGGCGCCGGCTCAGGGCAACACGACGCGCAGCCGCTCCCAGCCGCGCACCGTCGACGTCGACGCCAATTGCGCTGTGTCGTAATCGATGTCCCATTCGGGCCAGCGGTTGAGGATCTCGTCCAGCGCGACGCGGCCCTCGAGGCGGGCGAGGTTGGCACCCAGGCAGTAGTGCACGCCTTTCCCGAAGGTGATGTGCGAGATGTTGTCGCGACGGATGTTGTACGTGTCCGGATCGGTGTAGCGGCGGTGATCGCGGTTGGCGGCGCCGAACAGCAACAGCATGGCGCTGCCGGCCGGAACCGTCGTGCCGTAACACTCGAAATCCTTTGCCATCCAACGCGCGACGTGCGGGCCGGTGGGTTCGAAACGCAGCGTCTCGTCGATGGTGCGGGTCAGCAGCGACCGGTCCTCGTAGACCGCGCGGCGCTGGTCGGGGTGCTCGGCGAGCACCTTGGCCAGCGAGCCGATCAGCCGGCCAGTGGTCTCATTGCCCGCCCCGGCGACCACCTGGGTGTAGTGCAGCACCTCCTTGCGGGTCAGCTTGCGGTGCACCCCGTTATCGTCGTCGAATTCGACGTTGAGCAGCGTCGTCATCAGGTCGTCCGAGGGGTTCTTGGAACGCCATTCGACGTAGTCGGCGTAGATCCGGCCGTCGGCGATGGAGTCGGCGTCGGCGACCTTCAACGGCGCACCCGGCTTGGTGCGCAGGTTGGCGTCGTTGGC
This genomic window contains:
- a CDS encoding aromatic ring-hydroxylating oxygenase subunit alpha codes for the protein MTGIQQRLSTGRGKFTTDYPELGTAPVSYEDSISEEFFTAERKAVFERNWLCVGRIERLPRRGSYFTRDLPGRLASIVIARDRDRDDTVHAFHNVCAHRGNKVVWQEHPARESSGTCRAFACKYHGWRYGLDGRVNHVTNEGEFFDLDKSTLRMPPVHCEVWAGFIFVNLASKPGQVPVPLRSFLGDGLLPIENYPFDKMTQHYGFSTRINGNWKLAVDSVCEWYHPPYVHGRFIDPDVSKAEKMVPPVDSYHYELFRPHMLTSVPGPPPLPPREPGAAGPARQDQRWVYKLFRAGLFGPDDVPDIGPQPDFLNRGEIASWGNDQFWVFPNISIQIWARGYYITYTYWPETVDSHIYEIDMYFVPPANAAERLAQELVVDSTIEFAMQDVNTIEATHSALKTRAQSTFHLSDQELLIRQFHTVIRDTVDAHRSEEARP
- a CDS encoding aldehyde dehydrogenase produces the protein MYERDQLFIDGQWAAPAAGCDTVISVVSPHSEEVIGHAVAAGPEDVNRAVDAARAAFDTGPWRRMRPAERIEALTRLAGIYKERRADMAALISAEIGAPITFAKMAQVRLPLTMISAFCGMAANYQWRQDRPGLYGKDIRIVKRPVGVVAAVVPWNMPQFLTMCKIVPALLAGCSVVLKPAPESVLDAQLLAELVAAASFPPGVFNVVPGGRDVGEQLVGHTGVDKVSFTGSTAAGRQVALACAQELTQVSLELGGKSAAVVLDDADPAATATAIQMASLANSGQVCNALSRILVPQGRKDEFVDALAAGMRSMAVGDPADPDTQIGPLVAQRQQERVRGYIESGKGEGARLVTGGSEMPDGLETGWYVRPTLFSDATNDMRVAREEIFGPVLTVISYRDEDEAVRIANDSEYGLAGSVFTADVERGYGVAARVRSGTFGVNEGYIMDPAAPFGGVKNSGYGRELGTEGIDSYTVSQSISVAAS
- a CDS encoding TetR/AcrR family transcriptional regulator, with product MLVAATSQIMVEEGYAAATSRRVAAKAGVKPALVHYYFPTMDELYLAVFRNGAAVYLERQQQALASDRPLHAFWDTLTAPKDTRLLLEFMGLANHRKEIRAEISAWSERWREQQITALNFIVREHELDPDEFPPAALAVVIASIGRTLILEQGLGTRGGHDEAVALVHRFLDRFEMPTPKKRRTT
- a CDS encoding enoyl-CoA hydratase/isomerase family protein, whose protein sequence is MAKRTRYSEYHDRYANYRFELTDDGILFMQCHTNGGSLVWDWRAHDDMSDAFADIAGDREIKVLIHTGTGENYNANWGRLPNGELVDEPEYLLMSGTRGLVKLDEKAWYARHLITNVLDVDVPMISAVNGPCNIHSEVALLGDIVLASEDAYFQDASHFPRGQVPGDGQHVIWSFLAGHTRARYFLLTGMRLGAAEAKEWGVVNEVLPKDKLLDRAWELARELVKRPPLTLRYSRQLFTNPLKRAFIDELGHGLARETYAQRAFFPFGGEMAPLDRAWDQEPWKGSAQNGGQRSEGVPS
- a CDS encoding PPOX class F420-dependent oxidoreductase, which translates into the protein MAPSFQDVIQSKYLLLTTFTKDGRPKPTPIWGVPDGDDTLLVITDDGSWKTKRINNTPRVTIAKSGALGKPKSEEVQAKARVLPKSETRRVYNAVLKRYWYHAPWFYVHSIVRGGIDKVHVGLEIKPAG
- a CDS encoding cytochrome P450, which codes for MTVTNDTDVYYDPYDVNINANPYPVYARLREEAPIYYNEQYDFWALSRHSDVEHGLANWETFSNRRSDILELVQSKFDMPGGVMMFQDPPEHSRLRGLMSRVFTPRRMAALEDQIRQYCIRCLDPLVGSGGFDIIAELASMMPMRVIGMLLGIPESEQISVRDANDANLRTKPGAPLKVADADSIADGRIYADYVEWRSKNPSDDLMTTLLNVEFDDDNGVHRKLTRKEVLHYTQVVAGAGNETTGRLIGSLAKVLAEHPDQRRAVYEDRSLLTRTIDETLRFEPTGPHVARWMAKDFECYGTTVPAGSAMLLLFGAANRDHRRYTDPDTYNIRRDNISHITFGKGVHYCLGANLARLEGRVALDEILNRWPEWDIDYDTAQLASTSTVRGWERLRVVLP
- a CDS encoding NAD-dependent epimerase/dehydratase family protein, whose protein sequence is MRVLITGGTGFVGGWTAKAICDAGHSVRFLVRNPGKLQTTVAKLGVDVSDFAVADITDRVAVRDALQGCDAVVHSAALVATDPRQTPEMLATNMQGAQNVLGQSVELGLDPIVHVSSFTALFHPDLETLTADLPVVGGADGYGTSKAQVEIYARGLQDAGAPVNISYPGMVLGPPVGDQFGEAGEGVRAAVQMHAIPGRSAAWLIVDVRDLAALHAALLEPGRGPRRYTAGGHRVPAADLATLLGEVAGTPMVAVPIPDTALRVAGAVLDRANRFLPFETPFTWAGMQYYTQMPASDDSPSERDLGITYRDPKETVADTFEAIRAAGG
- a CDS encoding SDR family NAD(P)-dependent oxidoreductase; its protein translation is MKTAVVTGGASGIGRAVAERLRSDGFRVAVLDLTPTDDGFGYGADVTDRAQVDAAIAEIRAALGPILVLVNAAGVEGFGKFTSMSFEEWSKVIDVNLHGVFHTVQAVLPDMVEAGWGRIVNISSSSTHSGQPFMAHYVAAKSAVNGLTKSLALEYGPAGITVNAVPPGFVDTPMLRSAERRHLLGGTVEDHIQRTPVRRVGTPEDIAAACAFFVSEEAGYITGQILGVNGGRNT
- a CDS encoding TIGR03621 family F420-dependent LLM class oxidoreductase; the encoded protein is MDRPPFRFGVQATNAAGSREWRDTVRRVEGLGYTTLFLADHYLGPGPAQREARTPRQDLAPIAAMAAAAAWTETLRIGCRVFCIDYHVPAVLAKEAATLDLLSDGRLEFGVGAGWSGVEYAAMGLAFDRPGRRIAKLAEVVSLVKAHWQGDELEYSGELVEARGYAGRPRPVQQPHPPIIIGGGGQRVLTLAGREADIVSISSVPFVARDPDGLDPQAVAERRIGFVRDAAGARFGRLDVESSPYFTEITDDPETVLAALAKSTGIAADLLRDHPNVLIGSADHVVETLHSRRETLGVNYVTVQQEQIDSFAPVVARLHGR
- a CDS encoding cutinase family protein, producing MKIRNVLTAVSARGLSVCALSAAAVFGSFVPSAPVPSAAAEPCPDVEVVFARGSGEPPGVGGIGQPFVDALRAQTGGRSLTVYPVNYPASTDFSSPDFPATVIDGIRDASSHIESMAANCPDTKEVLGGYSQGAAVAGYTTSAAVPPGVPASAVPPPMPPDVAKHVAAVALFGTPSGEFLHKYNAPPLTIGPLYQPKTLELCAQGDPVCGNGGGNDFAAHTSYPVNGMTHQAANFASSHL